A genomic segment from Neodiprion lecontei isolate iyNeoLeco1 chromosome 1, iyNeoLeco1.1, whole genome shotgun sequence encodes:
- the LOC107223469 gene encoding protein lifeguard 4 isoform X2 encodes MATVPLMFAEEDIEGGGKEETSNGIENDFAYNNNVQNANIKIRMAFLRKVYGLLSVQLLMTIVVAAICMLSKPVRLFIHQNEWMVGLSFFMTLGFMMALIFKRREHPMNLILLGAFTLVQSYTVGVIVTMYDQAIVLEALLITLTVVAGLTAYTFQTKKDFSFLGFGLFAGLCALLVGGILQIFVQSTGFELLLSIGGALLFSMFIIFDTQLLMRTLSPEEYILATINLYMDIINLFVHILRALAASRQ; translated from the exons ATGGCTACCGTACCACTGATGTTCGCGGAAGAGGATATTGAGGGAGGGGGCAAAGAAGAAACATCGAATGGGATAGAAAACGACTTTGCATATAACAACAATGTGCAAAATGCTAATATTAAAATACGAATGGCTTTTTTGCGTAAAGTCTATGGTCTCTTGAGTGTTCAGTTGCTCATGACCATTGTTGTCGCAGCCATATGTATGTTGAGCAAGCCTGTTAGATTGTTCATACACCAAAA CGAATGGATGGTTGGATTGTCATTCTTCATGACCCTCGGATTTATGATGGCGTTAATCTTCAAGAGAAGAGAACACCCCATGAATTTGATTCTTCTGGGTGCATTT ACTTTGGTTCAATCGTACACAGTTGGGGTTATTGTTACAATGTACGACCAAGCAATTGTCTTAGAGGCTTTACTTATCACGTTGACGGTGGTTGCTGGATTAACAGCTTATAcgtttcaaacaaaaaaagacTTTTCGTTTTTAGGTTTTGG aTTGTTTGCTGGTCTGTGTGCCCTCCTGGTTGGTGgaattcttcaaattttcgtacaaaGTACTGGATTTGAGTTGCTGCTCAGCATAGGGGGTGCTCTGCTGTTTTCGATGTTCATTATATTTGATACACAACTCTTAATGCGCACATTGTCACCTGAAGAGTATATTTTGGCAACCATTAATCTGTACATggatataattaatttattcgtgCATATTCTCAGAGCTTTGGCTGCTTCTAGGCAATAA
- the LOC107223469 gene encoding protein lifeguard 4 isoform X1 yields MAPMVNHRERYDSMRSVCSVVCSFHAYVYGVVVTLNFTRIISEKAKKSQITPRDSFRFHCKGITSIYNQLEMATVPLMFAEEDIEGGGKEETSNGIENDFAYNNNVQNANIKIRMAFLRKVYGLLSVQLLMTIVVAAICMLSKPVRLFIHQNEWMVGLSFFMTLGFMMALIFKRREHPMNLILLGAFTLVQSYTVGVIVTMYDQAIVLEALLITLTVVAGLTAYTFQTKKDFSFLGFGLFAGLCALLVGGILQIFVQSTGFELLLSIGGALLFSMFIIFDTQLLMRTLSPEEYILATINLYMDIINLFVHILRALAASRQ; encoded by the exons ATGGCGCCAATGGTAAATCATCGGGAACGGTACGATTCTATGCGCAGTGTTTGTTCCGTGGTCTGCTCATTCCATGCATATGTTTATGGAGTTGTGGTGACGTTAAATTTCACCAGAATAATTAGcgagaaagcaaaaaaatccCAGATAACACCTCGTGATTCATTCCGTTTTCATTGCAAAG GAATCACAAGCATTTATAATCAACTTGAAATGGCTACCGTACCACTGATGTTCGCGGAAGAGGATATTGAGGGAGGGGGCAAAGAAGAAACATCGAATGGGATAGAAAACGACTTTGCATATAACAACAATGTGCAAAATGCTAATATTAAAATACGAATGGCTTTTTTGCGTAAAGTCTATGGTCTCTTGAGTGTTCAGTTGCTCATGACCATTGTTGTCGCAGCCATATGTATGTTGAGCAAGCCTGTTAGATTGTTCATACACCAAAA CGAATGGATGGTTGGATTGTCATTCTTCATGACCCTCGGATTTATGATGGCGTTAATCTTCAAGAGAAGAGAACACCCCATGAATTTGATTCTTCTGGGTGCATTT ACTTTGGTTCAATCGTACACAGTTGGGGTTATTGTTACAATGTACGACCAAGCAATTGTCTTAGAGGCTTTACTTATCACGTTGACGGTGGTTGCTGGATTAACAGCTTATAcgtttcaaacaaaaaaagacTTTTCGTTTTTAGGTTTTGG aTTGTTTGCTGGTCTGTGTGCCCTCCTGGTTGGTGgaattcttcaaattttcgtacaaaGTACTGGATTTGAGTTGCTGCTCAGCATAGGGGGTGCTCTGCTGTTTTCGATGTTCATTATATTTGATACACAACTCTTAATGCGCACATTGTCACCTGAAGAGTATATTTTGGCAACCATTAATCTGTACATggatataattaatttattcgtgCATATTCTCAGAGCTTTGGCTGCTTCTAGGCAATAA